A DNA window from Calliphora vicina chromosome 1, idCalVici1.1, whole genome shotgun sequence contains the following coding sequences:
- the LOC135961167 gene encoding UDP-glucosyltransferase 2-like, whose protein sequence is MKKILAFRILIFCAILTFQISNTNGAKILSVFGLPGPSQYIMASALLKGLAERGHEVTSISTFPQKMPVKNFRDIAVMENSKLFDALMTDVVGDKKDKGFFKEMREFGETGYQMVSNVMQHPGVRHLMKTENFDLIIVETILSEALYGLGEHFKAPMVGVSTFGTINFVDYLVGNTSPMCYVPHISLPYDNKMTLKERIFNVITTIIDDLHFNYIMLPPQEKLYKKYFPSASLTLDEAQRNFSLILINQHFTLSYPRPYVPNMIEVGGLHIKQKPDALPKDLKEFLDNATEGAIYFSMGSNLKSKDLPAETLKVFLDTFRELKLKVLWKFEAETLPNKPDNVYIKSWYPQPSVLAHSNVKLFISHGGFLSTTETIFHGKPILGIPIFGDQPMNVKNAVKSGYALSLKLDEITRESFKSTIMELLSNDRYTKRVQQLSKRYRDQPQTPLDTAIYWIEYVLRHEGAPHMRNAGVDLNYFQQNNIDVVAILAGGFLLFIIVLVIFIGFVVKLLCGKKRTNKSSDKSRSKRKNN, encoded by the exons atgaaaaaaattttggcatttAGAATACTTATATTTTGTGCAATACTTACTTTTCAAATATCCAACACAAATGGAGCAAAAATTTTGTCAGTTTTTGGTTTACCGGGACCTTCACAATATATAATGGCTTCAGCCTTATTAAAGGGCTTAGCGGAAAGGGGTCACGAGGTGACATCCATATCAACATTTCCTCAAAAGATGCCGGTTAAAAATTTTCGAGATATAGCGGTAATGGAAAATTCCAAATTATTTGATG CCTTAATGACAGATGTTGTGGGTGATAAAAAGGATAAAGGCTTTTTTAAGGAAATGCGTGAATTTGGTGAAACCGGTTATCAAATGGTTAGCAATGTCATGCAACATCCCGGAGTTAGGCACTTAATGAAGACTGAAAACTTTGACTTAATTATAGTAGAAACTATATTAAGTGAAGCTCTTTATGGTTTGGGTGAACATTTCAAAGCTCCCATGGTGGGTGTTTCAACCTTTGGTACAATTAACTTTGTAGACTATTTGGTAGGCAATACATCGCCCATGTGTTACGTACCCCACATTTCACTGCCATATGATAATAAAATGACACTTAAGGAAAGAATATTTAATGTGATAACCACCATTATAGATGATTTACACTTTAATTATATAATGCTACCACCTCAGGAGAAACtgtataagaaatattttccctCCGCTTCACTAACACTTGATGAGGCCCAAAGAAATTTTTCTTTGATACTGATTAATCAACATTTCACCTTGAGTTATCCTAGGCCTTATGTGCCCAACATGATTGAAGTGGGTGGTTtgcatataaaacaaaaacctgaTGCTCTGCCTAAAGACCTAAAAGAATTTCTGGACAATGCTACTGAGGGTGCCATCTATTTCTCTATGGGTTCTAATCTAAAAAGTAAAGATTTACCGGCAGAAACGTTAAAGGTATTTTTGGATACATTTAGGGAACTTAAACTGAAAGTTCTATGGAAATTTGAAGCTGAAACTTTGCCCAATAAACCAGACAATGTCTACATAAAATCCTGGTATCCCCAACCCTCGGTATTGGCCCATTCCAATGTTAAGCTGTTCATATCACATGGTGGTTTCCTAAGTACAACAGAAACTATATTTCATGGTAAGCCGATTTTGGGCATACCCATATTTGGTGATCAACCCATGAATGTTAAGAATGCTGTTAAATCTGGTTATGCTTTGTCTTTGAAATTGGATGAGATTACTAGGGAATCTTTTAAATCTACTATAATGGAACTTTTATCTAATGATCGTTATACCAAGAGAGTGCAACAGCTGTCTAAACGATATAGAGATCAGCCACAAACACCTTTGGATACAGCTATTTACTGGATTGAATATGTTTTGAGACATGAGGGTGCCCCACATATGCGCAATGCTGGTGTGGACTTAAACTATTTCCAGCAAAATAATATTGATGTAGTTGCTATTTTAGCAGGAGGCTTCCTGCTATTCATTAtagttttagtaatttttatagGGTTTGTGGTCAAATTATTGTGTGGCAAGAAGAGGACAAACAAAAGTTCTGATAAAAGTAGAAGcaagagaaaaaataattaa
- the LOC135948857 gene encoding UDP-glycosyltransferase UGT5-like produces MKLSITPPLLLSLIFFLTFTIQNVESAKILAVFPFPGPSQYILVQPHLKALAAKGHEVTVINAFPQKQPIANFRDVLVMEVHENYAETVEKAKLVRNKWDEMTFYAGFFLNLTETVLKNAGVQKLLNTENYDLVILEALHTDAWYAFGRHFNVPMIGLSSFGTDPIIDELMGNMSPLSYSPLVTAGLTERMTYPERLRNVILSFMELLHARVYIIPGQKKILRTYLPHIKDDIWDLRTNFSIMLLNNHFSLSFPRPYVPSMVEVGGFQIHYKPKPLPQDILNFLNSSSEDVIYFSMGSNVKSKDFPAEKLQMLNEVFSSLPYKIMWKFEKPTLPGKPKNVFIKSWFPQPDVLAHPRVKLFISHGGLLSTSESVYHGKPMLGLPVFYDQQMNIKKGIQAGFALGIDFHTLPREEFKSSILKMMNNAKYLNNAKTISNIYHDQPMKPLELAIYWTEYVLRHKGAVHLKNPAQTMNFIQKYSIDTVGVLVAAFILCITIVIIVILKIIKLVLQMKSLNKEKVN; encoded by the exons ATGAAATTATCAATAACACCGCCTTTGTTgttaagtttaatattttttttaacttttactatACAAAATGTAGAAAGTGCTAAAATTTTAGCAGTTTTTCCATTTCCTGGGCCTTCGCAATACATTTTAGTGCAACCGCATTTAAAGGCTCTGGCTGCTAAAGGACATGAGGTGACGGTGATCAATGCTTTTCCACAAAAGCAGCCGATAGCTAACTTTCGAGATGTGCTGGTAATGGAAGTTCATGAAAATTATGCcg aaaccGTTGAAAAAGCCAAACTTGTACGCAACAAATGGGATGAGATGACATTTTATGCTGGGTTTTTTCTAAATCTTACCGAAACCGTGCTAAAAAATGCCGGTGTTCAGAAATTACTAAACACTGAAAATTACGATCTTGTCATATTAGAAGCACTTCACACAGATGCTTGGTATGCATTTGGCAGACATTTTAATGTACCTATGATTGGGCTCTCCTCCTTCGGCACAGATCCCATTATTGATGAGTTAATGGGCAATATGTCGCCACTATCGTATTCACCCTTGGTTACAGCTGGCTTAACGGAACGCATGACATATCCGGAACGTTTAAGAAATGTAATTTTATCCTTCATGGAATTGCTGCATGCAAGAGTTTACATCATACCGGGACAAAAGAAAATTCTGCGAACCTACTTGCCTCACATTAAAGATGATATCTGGGATTTGAGAACAAATTTCTCCATAATGTTGCTGAATAATCATTTTAGCTTGAGCTTTCCACGGCCATATGTACCCAGTATGGTGGAAGTGGGAGGTTTTCAAATACACTACAAACCCAAACCTTTGCCGCAggatattttgaatttccttAATTCCTCCTCGGAGGATGTCATATATTTTTCCATGGGCTCCAATGTGAAATCAAAGGATTTTCCTGCAGAAAAATTGCAAATGCTAAATGAGGTTTTTAGTTCATTACCCTATAAAATTATGTGGAAATTTGAAAAACCCACTTTGCCTGGCAAACCCAAGAATGTCTTTATTAAATCCTGGTTTCCACAACCCGATGTTCTGGCTCATCCTCGTGttaaacttttcatttcacATGGTGGCCTGCTGAGCACCTCTGAGTCGGTATATCATGGTAAACCCATGTTGGGTCTACCGGTGTTCTACGATCAACAAATGAATATCAAAAAAGGCATACAAGCTGGTTTTGCTTTGGGCATTGATTTCCATACACTGCCACGTGAAGAGTTCAAGTCCagtattttgaaaatgatgAATAATGCAAAATATCTTAATAATGCTAAAACTATATCGAACATTTATCACGATCAACCTATGAAACCTTTAGAATTGGCCATCTATTGGACGGAATATGTTTTGAGGCATAAGGGAGCGGTACATTTGAAAAATCCAGCGCAAACGatgaattttatacaaaaatatagcaTTGATACGGTGGGTGTTTTAGTTGCTGCATTTATATTGTGTATTACTATAGTGATTAttgttatattgaaaattattaaattagttttacaGATGAAATCTTTGAATAAAGAAAAGGTTAATTGA
- the LOC135948859 gene encoding UDP-glycosyltransferase UGT5-like, giving the protein MKLNIVRPLLLSLLFVITFTVQNVTCAKILALFPFPGPSQYILVQPYLKALAAKGHELTVINAFPQKQPISNFRDVLVMEVHDNYAEFVEQAKTGRNKWEEMTFLAGFFLNLTETVIKNSGVQKLLNTENYDLVILEALHTDAWYALGRHFNAPMIGLSSFGTDPVIDELMGNMSPLSYSPLVTAGLTEHMTYLERLRNVILSFMELLHVRIHLIPRQKKILRNYLPHIKDDIWDLRTNFSIMLLNNHFSLSFPRPYVPSMVEVGGFQINYKHKPLPHDILNFLNSSSEDVIYFSMGSNVKSKDFPPDKLQMLNKVFSSLPYKILWKFENPTLPGKPKNVFISSWFPQPDVLAHPRVKLFISHGGLLSTSEAVYHGKPMLGLPVFYDQQMNIKKGIQAGFALGIDFHTLPREEFKSGILEMMNNPKYLNNAKTISNIYHDQPMKPLELAIYWTEYVLRHNGAVHLKNPAQSMNFIQKHSIDTVGVLVAAAVLCIILVIVAVWKIVKLILQKKSLNKEKVN; this is encoded by the exons atgaaattgaatATAGTGCGGCCGTTGTTGTTgagtttattatttgttataacATTTACTGTACAAAATGTTACATGTGCCAAAATTCTGGCACTTTTTCCATTTCCCGGTccttcacaatatattttagTGCAGCCGTATTTAAAAGCTTTAGCTGCTAAAGGACATGAGCTGACGGTGATTAATGCTTTTCCACAAAAGCAACCGATTTCCAACTTTCGAGATGTGCTGGTAATGGAGGTTCATGACAATTATGCTG AGTTTGTGGAACAAGCCAAGACTGGGCGTAACAAATGGGAGGAGATGACATTTTTAGCCGGTTTTTTCTTAAATCTAACcgaaactgttataaaaaattctgGTGTTCAGAAATTACTAAACACTGAAAATTACGATCTTGTCATACTAGAAGCACTCCACACTGATGCCTGGTATGCACTTGGCAGACACTTTAATGCACCCATGATTGGTCTCTCCTCCTTTGGCACTGATCCCGTTATTGATGAGTTAATGGGCAACATGTCGCCACTATCGTATTCTCCCTTAGTGACAGCCGGCTTAACGGAACACATGACATATCTGGAACGTTTAAGAAATGTAATTTTATCATTTATGGAATTGCTGCATGTAAGAATTCACCTAATACCTAGACAAAAGAAAATTCTGCGAAACTACTTGCCTCACATTAAAGATGATATCTGGGATTTGAGAACAAATTTCTCCATAATGTTGCTGAATAATCATTTTAGCTTAAGCTTTCCACGGCCATATGTACCCAGTATGGTGGAAGTGGGaggttttcaaataaattacaaacacAAGCCTTTGCCGcatgatattttgaatttccttAATTCCTCCTCGGAAGATGTCATATATTTTTCCATGGGCTCTAATGTGAAATCAAAGGATTTTCCTCCAGACAAACTACAAATGCTAAATAAGGTTTTTAGCTCATTACCCTAcaaaattttgtggaaatttgAAAACCCCACTTTGCCGGGCAAACCCAAGAATGTCTTTATTAGTTCCTGGTTTCCTCAACCCGATGTTCTGGCTCATCCTCGTGTCAAACTTTTCATTTCACATGGTGGCCTGCTGAGTACTTCGGAGGCAGTATACCATGGTAAGCCTATGTTGGGTCTCCCTGTGTTCTACGATCAACAAATGAACATCAAAAAAGGCATACAAGCGGGTTTTGCTTTGGGCATCGATTTCCATACACTGCCCCGGGAAGAATTTAAGTCCGGCATTTTGGAAATGATGAATAATCCGAAATATCTTAATAATGCTAAAACTATATCGAATATATATCACGATCAACCTATGAAACCTTTAGAATTGGCCATCTATTGGACGGAATATGTTTTGAGGCATAATGGAGCGGTACATTTGAAAAATCCTGCTCAATCGatgaattttatacaaaaacacagCATAGATACGGTGGGTGTTTTAGTAGCGGCTGCTGTATTGTGTATAATTTTAGTGATTGTTGCTGTAtggaaaattgttaaattaattttacagaAGAAATcgttgaataaagaaaaagttaattga
- the LOC135948860 gene encoding UDP-glycosyltransferase UGT5-like, giving the protein MKLSTTPPLLLSLLFVLTFTVQNVECAKILAVFAFPGPSQYILVQPYLKALAAKGHELTVINAFPQKQPIANYRDVLVMEVHENYAELVEQAKTERNKWESMTFMAGFFLNLTETVIKNPAVQKLLNTERFDLIILEVIHTDAWYAFGRHFNAPMIGLSSFGTDPVIDELMGNMSPLSYSPLITAGLTERMTYLERLKNVILSFMELLHVRIHLIPAQRKLIETYLPHIKDDIWDLRTNFSIMLLNNHFSLSFPRPYVPSMVEVGGFQIHYKPKTLPQDILNFLNSSSEDVIYFSMGSNVKSKDFPPEKLKMLTELFGSLPYKILWKFENPTLPGKPKNVFISSWFPQPDVLAHPRVKLFISHGGLLSTSESVYHGKPMLGLPVFYDQQMNIRIGIQAGFALGLDFHTLPREEFKSSILEMMNNQKYINSAKTISNIYHDQPMKPLDLAIYWTEYVLRHKGAVHLKNPAQSMNFIQKHSIDTVGVLVAAFIFCITIVIIAVWKVIKFVLDMKSLKKEKVN; this is encoded by the exons atgaaattatCAACAACACCGCCGTTATTGTTgagtttattatttgttttaacatttaCGGTACAGAATGTAGAATGTGCTAAAATTTTAGCAGTTTTTGCATTCCCTGGTCCTTCGCAATATATTTTAGTGCAACCGTATTTAAAAGCTTTAGCTGCCAAAGGTCATGAGTTGACCGTGATCAATGCGTTTCCTCAAAAGCAGCCGATAGCTAACTATCGGGATGTGCTGGTAATGGAAGTGCATGAGAATTATGCGG AGTTGGTTGAGCAAGCAAAGACTGAGCGCAACAAATGGGAATCCATGACATTTATGGCTGGATTTTTTCTGAATCTTACAGAAACTGTCATAAAAAATCCCGCAGTACAGAAACTACTAAACACTGAAAGATTCGACCTTATTATATTAGAAGTTATTCACACGGATGCTTGGTATGCATTTGGCAGACATTTTAATGCACCTATGATTGGGCTCTCCTCTTTCGGCACAGATCCTGTTATTGATGAGTTAATGGGCAACATGTCGCCACTTTCATATTCACCTTTAATAACAGCTGGCTTAACGGAACGCATGACATATCTAGaacgtttaaaaaatgtaattttatcaTTTATGGAATTGCTGCATGTAAGAATTCACCTAATACCTGCACAAAGGAAACTTATTGAAACCTACCTGCCTCACATTAAAGATGATATATGGGATTTGAGAACAAATTTCTCCATAATGTTGCTGAATAATCATTTTAGCTTGAGCTTTCCACGGCCATATGTTCCCAGTATGGTGGAAGTGGGAGGTTTTCAAATACATTACAAACCCAAAACATTGCCGCAggatattttgaatttcctaaATTCCTCCTCAGAAGATGTCATATATTTTTCCATGGGCTCTAATGTGAAATCAAAGGATTTTCCTCCAGAAAAACTGAAAATGCTAACTGAGCTCTTCGGCTCATTACCTTAcaaaattttgtggaaatttgAAAACCCTACTTTGCCGGGCAAACCCAAGAATGTCTTTATTAGTTCCTGGTTTCCTCAACCCGATGTTCTGGCTCATCCTCGTGTTAAACTCTTCATTTCACATGGCGGCCTGCTGAGCACCTCTGAGTCGGTATACCATGGTAAACCCATGTTGGGTCTACCGGTGTTCTACGATCAACAAATGAATATCAGAATAGGCATACAAGCTGGTTTTGCTTTGGGTCTCGATTTCCATACACTGCCACGTGAAGAGTTTAAGTCCAGCATTTTGGAAATGATgaataatcaaaaatatattaatagtgCTAAAACTatatcaaacatttatcacgATCAACCCATGAAACCGTTGGATTTGGCCATCTATTGGACGGAATATGTTTTGAGACATAAAGGTGCGGTACATTTGAAAAATCCTGCTCAATCGatgaattttatacaaaaacacagCATAGATACGGTGGGAGTTTTAGTTGCTGCATTTATATTCTGTATTACAATAGTGATTATTGCTGTATGGAAAGTAATTAAATTTGTGTTAGACATGAAGTCGCTAAAGAAAGAGAAagttaattga
- the LOC135948861 gene encoding UDP-glycosyltransferase UGT5-like, producing the protein MKLSITQTLLLSLLFILSFTIQNVESAKILAVFPFPGPSQYILVQPYLKALAAKGHEVTVINAFPQKQPIANYRDVLVMEVHENYAELIEQGKIKRNKWDAMTFLAGFFLNLTETVIKNPGVQKLLNTEKFDLIILEVLHTDAWYAFGRHFKAPMIGISSFGIDPVIDELMGNMSPLSYSPLITAGLTERMTYLERLKNVILSFMELIHVRVRLIPAQKKLIKTYLPHIKDDIWDLSTNFSIMLLNNHFSLSFPRPYVPSMVEVGGFQIHYKPKPLPQDIMKFLNSSSEDVIYLSMGSNVKSKDFPPEKLKMLTEVFGSLPYKILWKFENPTLPGKPKNVFINSWFPQPDVLAHPRVKLFISHGGLLSTSESVYHGKPMLGLPVFYDQQMNIKKGIQSGFALGLNFHTLPREEFKSSILEMMNNQKYINNAKTISNIYHDQPMKPLDLAIYWTEYVLRHKGAVHLKNPAQSMNFIQKHSIDTVGVLVAAFILCITIVIIAVWKVFKFVLGKKSIKKVKVN; encoded by the exons atgaaattatCAATAACACAGACGTTGCTGTtgagtttattatttattttaagttttactatACAAAATGTAGAAAGTGCTAAAATTTTAGCAGTTTTTCCATTTCCCGGTCCCTCACAATATATTTTAGTGCAACCGTATTTAAAAGCTTTAGCTGCCAAAGGTCATGAGGTGACCGTGATCAATGCGTTTCCTCAAAAGCAACCGATTGCTAACTATCGAGATGTGCTGGTAATGGAAGTGCATGAGAATTATGCGG AGTTGATTGAACAAGGCAAGATTAAGCGCAACAAATGGGATGCGATGACATTTTTGGCTGGATTTTTTCTAAATCTTACAGAAACTGTCATAAAAAATCCCGGAGTACAGAAACTACTAAACACTGAAAAATTCGATCTTATTATATTAGAAGTTCTTCACACAGATGCTTGGTATGCATTTGGCAGACATTTTAAAGCACCTATGATTGGGATCTCCTCTTTCGGCATAGATCCTGTTATTGATGAGTTAATGGGCAACATGTCGCCACTTTCATATTCACCTTTAATAACAGCTGGCTTAACGGAACGCATGACATATCTGGaacgtttaaaaaatgtaattttatcaTTCATGGAATTGATACATGTAAGAGTTCGTCTCATACCTGCACAAAAGAAACTTATTAAAACCTATCTGCCTCACATTAAAGATGATATATGGGATTTGAGCACAAATTTCTCCATAATGTTGCTGAATAATCATTTTAGCTTGAGCTTTCCACGACCATATGTACCCAGTATGGTGGAAGTGGGAGGTTTTCAAATACATTACAAACCCAAGCCTTTGCCCCAAGACATTATGAAATTCCTGAATTCCTCCTCGGAAGATGTCATATACTTGTCCATGGGATCTAATGTGAAATCAAAGGATTTTCCTCCAGAGAAACTGAAAATGCTAACTGAGGTTTTCGGCTCATTGCCTTAcaaaattttgtggaaatttgAAAACCCTACTTTACCGGGGAAACCAAAGAACGTCTTTATTAATTCCTGGTTTCCTCAACCCGATGTGCTGGCTCATCCTCGTGttaaacttttcatttcacATGGCGGCCTGCTGAGCACCTCTGAGTCGGTATACCATGGTAAACCCATGTTGGGTCTACCCGTGTTCTACGATCAACAAATGAATATCAAAAAAGGCATACAATCAGGTTTTGCTTTGGGTCTCAATTTTCATACACTTCCCCGTGAAGAGTTTAAGTCTAGCATTTTGGAAATGATgaataatcaaaaatatattaataatgcTAAAACTATATCGAACATTTATCACGATCAACCTATGAAACCATTGGATTTGGCCATCTATTGGACGGAATATGTTTTGAGGCATAAAGGTGCAGTACATTTGAAAAATCCTGCTCAATCCatgaattttatacaaaaacacagCATAGATACGGTGGGAGTTTTAGTTGCTGCATTTATATTGTGTATTACAATAGTGATTATTGCTGTATGgaaagtatttaaatttgtgttagGGAAGAAGTCGATAAAGAAAGTGAAAGTTAATTGA
- the LOC135961083 gene encoding UDP-glycosyltransferase UGT5-like, translated as MKLSITRPLFLSLIFIFTSTLQNVESAKILAVFPFPGPSQYILVQPYLKALAAKGHEMTVINAFPQKQQFNNFRDVLVMEVHDNYAEFIQHAKAVRNKWNEMTFFAGFLLNLTETVIKHPNVQTLLNTEKYDLVIIETAHTDAWYAFGRHFNAPMVGLSSFGTDPIIDELMGNMSPLSYSPLVTAGLTEHMTYLERLRNAILSFMELLHVRIHLIPRQKKILRTYLPHIKDDIWDLRTNFSIMLLNNHFSLSFPRPYVPSMVEVGGLPEDILNFINNSTEDVIYFSMGSNVKSKDFPAEKLQMLNEVFSSLPYKIMWKFEKPTLPGKPKNVFIKSWFPQPDVLAHPRVKLFISHGGLLSTSESVYHGKPMLGLPVFYDQQMNIKKGIQAGFALGIDFHTLPREEFKSSILKMMNNPKYLNNAKTISNIFHDQPMKPLELAIYWTEYVLRHKGAVHLKNPAQSMNFIQKHSIDTVGVLVAAAILCIILVFVAVWKIVKLVLQKKSLNKEKVN; from the exons atgaaattgtcTATAACGCGGCCGCTTTTCTtgagtttaatatttattttcacatCTACTTTACAAAATGTAGAAAGTGCCAAAATTTTAGCAGTTTTTCCATTTCCCGGTccttcacaatatattttagTACAACCGTATTTAAAGGCTTTAGCTGCCAAAGGACATGAGATGACAGTGATCAATGCATTTCCACAAAAGCAACAGTTTAATAACTTTCGAGATGTGCTGGTAATGGAAGTTCATGACAACTATGCGG AGTTTATTCAACATGCCAAGGCAGTGCGTAACAAATGGAATGAGATGACATTTTTTGCCGGTTTTTTACTAAATCTAACCGAAACAGTTATAAAACATCCCAATGTTCAAACACTACTAAACACTGAAAAATACGATCTTGTCATAATAGAAACAGCCCATACAGATGCATGGTATGCATTTGGCAGACATTTTAATGCACCCATGGTTGGCCTCTCCTCCTTTGGCACTGATCCCATTATTGATGAGTTAATGGGCAACATGTCGCCACTCTCCTATTCACCCTTAGTGACAGCCGGCTTAACGGAACACATGACATATTTGGAGCGTTTAAGAAATGCAATTTTATCATTTATGGAATTGCTGCATGTAAGAATTCACCTAATACCTAGACAAAAGAAAATTCTGCGAACCTACTTGCCTCACATTAAAGATGATATCTGGGATTTGAGAACAAATTTCTCCATAATGTTGCTGAATAATCATTTTAGCCTGAGCTTTCCACGGCCATATGTACCCAGTATGGTGGAAGTGGGAGGTTTACCagaagatattttgaatttcattaATAACTCCACGGAAGATGTCATATACTTCTCCATGGGCTCTAATGTAAAATCAAAGGATTTTCCTGCAGAAAAATTGCAAATGCTAAATGAGGTATTTAGTTCATTACCCTACAAAATTATGTGGAAATTTGAAAAACCCACTCTGCCGGGAAAACCAAAGAATGTCTTTATTAAATCCTGGTTTCCTCAACCAGATGTTCTGGCTCATCCTCGAGTTAAACTTTTCATTTCGCATGGTGGCCTGCTGAGTACTTCTGAGTCGGTATACCATGGTAAACCAATGTTGGGTCTCCCTGTGTTCTACGATCAACAAATGAACATCAAAAAAGGCATACAAGCAGGTTTTGCACTGGGCATCGATTTCCATACGCTGCCCCGTGAAGAGTTCAAGTCCagtattttgaaaatgatgAATAATCCAAAATATCTTAATAATGCTAAAACtatatcaaacatttttcacGATCAACCTATGAAACCTTTAGAATTGGCCATCTATTGGACGGAATATGTTTTAAGACATAAGGGAGCGGTACATTTGAAAAATCCTGCTCAATCGatgaattttatacaaaagCACAGCATAGATACGGTGGGAGTTTTAGTAGCAGCTGCTATATTGTGTATAATTTTAGTGTTCGTTGCTGTATGGAAAATTGTTAAACTAGTTTTACAGAAGAAGTcgttgaataaagaaaaagttaatTGA